AATGCCATTAAATATTCACCCAGTAATTCAACAATTACCCTGCATGTGGCAATACAATCAGGTTATTTTGAAGTCGAGATCAAAGACCAAGGAAAAGGCATCAATCACAAGGACCAGAAACAAATATTCAACAAATTCTATCGTGTAAATGACGATGCAGATTGTTACGCGTCGGGATTTGGCATTGGGCTGTTTATTTGCAAAGAAATTATTCAAAAACATCAAGGAGAAATTGGTGTCAACAGCCAGATTGGTCAAGGATCAACCTTTTGGTTTAAAATTCCGCTCAGTGCATAAAGCATAACGCGAGGTATTTTAAACAAATATTACCAATAGCCAAAAAAAGCAACAGCTGTAATCAAATAACAACTGTTGCTCTAGCACTTATTCTATAACCTATTTCTTTTTCAAATCCGCTCCGGCAATATCTTCCCATCGATAGTAATGGAATGTTTTATCGTCACTCATAGTAACAAACAAGCCATGTTTAAAGGTTTCATTTAAATTAAAGGAGGTCGTTTCTGAACCATCACTTTGTGTTGCCATAACCGGTACAGTCTTCAGATATTTGTGTTCGAAAGGATTGCTTTGGGTTCCTTCCCGACTAAAGACCTGAAAACGATTTGCACCCTGGTCCGACACCAAGATATATCCGGTACTATCGGTCAATTTATAAATCGAAATACCTTCATGATCTTCTTTAAAACCTGTTGTAGCAAATAATGCCAACTGTTGGTTTCCCTTTGCTGGATCGGCATAGTATTGTTTTACGCCAACTTGTTCGTCCGAATAGTAAATATACCCAAGCTCATTGTCCACCGCTATCGCCTCGATCTCTTTTTTTCCACTAAATGAACCAAATTTGCGAACTAATGTAGCTTTTACCGTACCAGAACCATTATCCTCCAATAAATATTGACCCAAATAGCCTTCTTTTGGTCCATTTTTCCGTCCAACAATAGCATAGATCTCTCCTTTTGGGGAAGTATATAGGGCAATCCCCATCAGATCCCTAAATTCCGGTTCAGTTTCGCTAACAAACATATCCAGTCCCCCTTGATCGATCGGTTTCATATCGGGTAATGAAAAGACACGCAATTTATGGGTCATACGCTCTGTTGTGACGGCGATATCGACAGGTTTCCCCCCCAATACCAAACCGTAGGCTACATCAACATTGTTTGGTCGTTTTAAATTGGAAACCACTTTTTCTTTGACCGTTTTACCCTGTAAATCGTACACGAATAAAGCTCCATCGGCATCTTTATCCGTTGCTATAATCAAACTCTTGCTCGGATCGCTCTTATTGATCCAAATTGCGGGATCATCCGAATCATAACGTACAGCATCAGTCACAATAACGGGCTTAACTGATTCTATATTATTTGTTTGCGCATTTTCGCATGCCATTTGAAGCAGGGTTGATGCTCCCAAAGTTAGTGTTAGTATTGTTTTTAAATTTGTCATTATATGAAGTAAATTAGAATTTGGAACCGAATGCCCCAACATATGCAGCTGGCTGGGGAGAACTATAGATTAGACCGTTTGACATCACCAGGCCACTCGTAAAATGAGGTTTAAAAGCAAGGGTACCAGCCTTTAATGCAGGTGAATTCCCTTGGAGATGAAAATCCCAGGTGGAGTCAAACAGATAGTTGTCGACTGAGGTTTCCAAAGGATAGGCTATAAATTTAGGATTATTATCTCCTGCCACTTTACCTCTAATATCATTACTACCGCCTACAATATCATTTTTGCCGACCTGAAACTGATCTACATTCAATTGGCTGTAACCATAGTACCAGTTATTACTTGACACAGAACGGTTATCTTCTGGCTTTTTCGGATCGCGCTTGACTCCAAACCGCGTATTAGCAAAAAGATTATTGTAAATCTCGGCTCTGACAGATGCTTCTAACCAAATCGAACCTCCTTTGGCTGTCGGTCTGCGCCATCCAGTGTTGAGCATGGTATTATTGTAAACAATAATATAAGCCTGGGGTGTACGGTCTCCTGAATTGGACAGTTTTAATGCATTGGTATTTACACTATACACTAGGTTATAAGCAACATCTGCAAGACATCCGGATTTGAAATTCATCGCTTCTCCACCTGTCACCCCATTGGAAAAGAAACGGTTGTTAGCAAAAATGATTTTTCCTCCTTCAATATACGTGCAGTCTTCGTGAAAATGACTTACCGTACTATTTTGAACCACTAGTTTTCCATTTGGATTAGAAAACCATAGCGCTGGTAAAGCTTCACCAGACACTTTTTTATACAAGCCCATCTTTACAGAAGTCGACGCGTCTGATGTAATTGCACCCCCATACTCTATGATGGTATTGTCCAAAACAAGTTCCTGACAGCTTGGAGCGGCTAAAATTCCTCCCCATAATTTGCCAAATTCATTCATCTTCGTCTTATACCCATCTTCAACCGTAAACTTGACAGGATTTTCAGCTGTACCTAACGCATATAAATTACCCAAAACAACAATTTCAGGCTTATTGACAGAATCCATCAATACAGTTACACCTTCCTCAATCGTTAGTGTCTTACCTTCGGGAATAATAATATCCCCCTTAATATGCTGCACACTCCCCTTACTCCACACACCGGAGACCTCGCCGATAGCACTTCCATCGGCATCAGAAGTATCAACATCAATATTTGCTTTTTCACAGGCGCTTAACACCACGATAAAAAATGCTAG
The Sphingobacterium multivorum genome window above contains:
- a CDS encoding phytase, with the translated sequence MTNLKTILTLTLGASTLLQMACENAQTNNIESVKPVIVTDAVRYDSDDPAIWINKSDPSKSLIIATDKDADGALFVYDLQGKTVKEKVVSNLKRPNNVDVAYGLVLGGKPVDIAVTTERMTHKLRVFSLPDMKPIDQGGLDMFVSETEPEFRDLMGIALYTSPKGEIYAIVGRKNGPKEGYLGQYLLEDNGSGTVKATLVRKFGSFSGKKEIEAIAVDNELGYIYYSDEQVGVKQYYADPAKGNQQLALFATTGFKEDHEGISIYKLTDSTGYILVSDQGANRFQVFSREGTQSNPFEHKYLKTVPVMATQSDGSETTSFNLNETFKHGLFVTMSDDKTFHYYRWEDIAGADLKKK
- a CDS encoding right-handed parallel beta-helix repeat-containing protein, with product MKNKCILSFLAFFIVVLSACEKANIDVDTSDADGSAIGEVSGVWSKGSVQHIKGDIIIPEGKTLTIEEGVTVLMDSVNKPEIVVLGNLYALGTAENPVKFTVEDGYKTKMNEFGKLWGGILAAPSCQELVLDNTIIEYGGAITSDASTSVKMGLYKKVSGEALPALWFSNPNGKLVVQNSTVSHFHEDCTYIEGGKIIFANNRFFSNGVTGGEAMNFKSGCLADVAYNLVYSVNTNALKLSNSGDRTPQAYIIVYNNTMLNTGWRRPTAKGGSIWLEASVRAEIYNNLFANTRFGVKRDPKKPEDNRSVSSNNWYYGYSQLNVDQFQVGKNDIVGGSNDIRGKVAGDNNPKFIAYPLETSVDNYLFDSTWDFHLQGNSPALKAGTLAFKPHFTSGLVMSNGLIYSSPQPAAYVGAFGSKF